From one Streptomyces sp. SCSIO 30461 genomic stretch:
- a CDS encoding biotin--[acetyl-CoA-carboxylase] ligase: protein MTPPPPPPAASEGRWSNLDRPPLNEAALRRALLRPGGLWTSLDVVDSTGSTNSDLAARAAGLAEGAVLVAEEQTAGRGRLDRSWTAPARSGLFLSVLLKPDVPVARWGWLPLLTGVAVATGLARAAGADFALKWPNDLLVRVGGEERKTGGILAERVGNDGVVIGIGINVTLREEELPVPGAGSLALADAISTDRDPLLRALLRSLEDWYGKWRASNGDPHLSRLQETYAAGCSTLGLRVRVELPGDRTLIGEAVAIDGDGRLVVTTPDGEDHPIGAGDIVHLRPGG, encoded by the coding sequence ATGACCCCTCCCCCTCCCCCTCCCGCCGCATCCGAAGGCCGTTGGTCGAATCTCGACCGGCCCCCGCTCAACGAGGCGGCGCTGCGCCGTGCCCTGCTGCGCCCCGGTGGGCTGTGGACCTCCCTCGATGTCGTCGACTCCACCGGATCCACCAATTCCGATCTGGCCGCACGGGCGGCCGGGCTGGCGGAAGGCGCGGTGCTCGTCGCAGAGGAGCAGACCGCGGGCCGCGGCCGTCTCGACCGGAGCTGGACGGCGCCCGCGCGCTCCGGACTCTTCCTCTCCGTACTGCTCAAACCGGACGTGCCCGTCGCTCGCTGGGGGTGGCTGCCGCTGCTCACGGGCGTCGCCGTCGCGACGGGCCTCGCCAGGGCCGCGGGCGCGGACTTCGCCCTCAAATGGCCGAACGATCTGCTGGTGCGGGTCGGCGGCGAGGAGCGCAAGACGGGCGGGATCCTCGCCGAGCGCGTCGGCAACGACGGCGTCGTGATCGGTATCGGCATCAACGTCACCCTGCGTGAGGAAGAGCTGCCGGTACCAGGGGCGGGTTCGCTCGCACTCGCAGACGCGATCTCGACCGACCGCGACCCCTTGCTGCGGGCACTGCTGCGTTCCCTGGAGGACTGGTACGGGAAGTGGCGGGCGTCCAACGGCGACCCGCACCTGTCCCGACTCCAGGAGACATACGCGGCCGGCTGTTCGACCCTCGGCCTGCGGGTCCGGGTCGAACTGCCCGGGGACCGCACTCTGATCGGCGAGGCCGTCGCCATAGACGGGGACGGACGCCTGGTCGTGACCACTCCGGACGGTGAGGACCACCCCATCGGGGCGGGTGACATCGTGCATCTGCGTCCGGGCGGCTGA
- a CDS encoding adenylate/guanylate cyclase domain-containing protein, protein MTVDDTTSGSGAGASGPSGGSGPAGSGGPSGATGATGPGGAAGSGAAGASGGSSGDSGGSGSGTGGRKQQASDSVYPTPHHEVDHTAEPTKDPLAIRLEQLILGADRRYTPFQAARTAGVSMDLASRFWRAMGFADIGQAKALTEADVLALRRLAGLVEAGLLSEPMAVQVARSTGQTTARLAEWQIDSFLEGLTEPPEPGMTRTEVTYPLVELLLPELEEFLVYVWRRQLAAATGRVVQAADDEEMVDRRLAVGFADLVGFTRLTRRLEEEELGELVESFETTCADLVAAHGGRLIKTLGDEVLYAADDAGTAAEIAMRLVETMANDETMPALRVGIAFGTVTTRMGDVFGTTVNLASRLTSIAPRDAVLVDGAFAEELARTGDAPVSEAKAAEEAAMAEKEGRNGAADAADGSRGDGPVPPSKYRFAMQPMWQRPVRGLGVVEPWLLTRRGT, encoded by the coding sequence GTGACCGTCGACGACACGACTTCCGGTTCCGGCGCGGGCGCTTCCGGGCCTTCCGGTGGATCGGGACCGGCTGGTTCTGGTGGACCCAGCGGTGCCACGGGCGCCACCGGTCCCGGTGGCGCGGCCGGTTCCGGCGCCGCAGGGGCCTCAGGGGGGTCGTCCGGCGACTCCGGCGGGAGTGGCAGCGGTACCGGCGGGCGCAAGCAGCAGGCGTCCGACTCGGTCTACCCGACCCCCCACCACGAGGTCGACCACACGGCCGAGCCCACCAAGGATCCGCTCGCCATCCGGCTCGAACAGCTGATCCTCGGCGCCGACCGCCGCTACACGCCCTTCCAGGCCGCCAGGACCGCGGGCGTGTCCATGGACCTCGCCTCCCGCTTCTGGCGTGCCATGGGTTTCGCCGACATCGGCCAGGCCAAGGCCCTCACCGAGGCCGATGTGCTCGCTCTGCGGCGACTGGCCGGCCTGGTCGAGGCCGGCCTGCTGAGCGAGCCGATGGCGGTGCAGGTGGCCCGGTCGACCGGGCAGACCACGGCACGGCTCGCCGAATGGCAGATCGACTCGTTCCTGGAGGGCCTGACCGAGCCCCCGGAGCCGGGCATGACCCGCACCGAGGTCACATACCCCCTGGTCGAGCTGCTGCTTCCGGAGCTTGAGGAGTTCCTCGTCTATGTGTGGCGGCGCCAGCTCGCCGCGGCCACCGGCCGGGTCGTCCAGGCGGCCGACGACGAGGAAATGGTGGACCGCAGGCTCGCGGTCGGCTTCGCGGACCTGGTGGGCTTCACCCGGCTGACCCGGCGCCTCGAGGAGGAGGAGCTCGGCGAGCTGGTGGAGTCGTTCGAGACCACCTGTGCCGATCTGGTGGCCGCGCACGGCGGACGGTTGATCAAGACCCTCGGCGACGAGGTGCTCTACGCCGCGGATGACGCGGGCACCGCGGCGGAGATCGCCATGCGGCTGGTGGAGACGATGGCCAACGACGAGACGATGCCCGCACTGCGGGTCGGAATCGCCTTCGGGACGGTCACCACGCGGATGGGCGATGTGTTCGGCACGACGGTGAACCTGGCCAGCAGGCTCACCTCGATAGCCCCGAGGGACGCCGTCCTGGTGGATGGAGCGTTCGCGGAGGAGCTGGCCCGAACCGGCGACGCGCCGGTCTCCGAGGCCAAGGCCGCGGAGGAGGCGGCCATGGCCGAGAAGGAAGGCAGGAACGGGGCAGCGGACGCCGCGGATGGCTCGCGGGGCGATGGGCCCGTGCCGCCGTCCAAGTACCGCTTCGCCATGCAGCCCATGTGGCAGCGCCCGGTGCGTGGACTCGGAGTGGTCGAACCCTGGCTGCTGACGAGGCGGGGCACCTAG
- a CDS encoding enoyl-CoA hydratase-related protein: MSEQRFGEFVVVRRHEGGHVAELVLDRPKAMNAVSTGMARSIGEACDALAADSSVRVTVLTSSNDRAFCVGADLKERNSFTDAELVRQRPTARAAYTGVLELPMPTVAAVHGFALGGGFELALSCDVIVADRTAVVGLPEVSVGVIPGGGGTQLLPRRVGTARAAELVFTARRVEAAEARELGLVDELADDARGAALELAARIAVNSPVGLRAAKRAMRLGHGLDLRAGLEVEDAAWRSVAFSGDRAEGVAAFNEKRKPQWPGE, encoded by the coding sequence ATGTCCGAGCAGCGCTTCGGGGAGTTCGTCGTCGTACGCCGCCATGAGGGCGGCCATGTCGCGGAGCTGGTGCTCGACCGGCCCAAGGCGATGAACGCCGTCTCCACCGGCATGGCGCGCTCGATCGGAGAAGCCTGCGACGCGCTCGCGGCGGACTCGTCGGTACGGGTGACCGTGCTGACCTCGTCGAACGATCGGGCCTTCTGCGTCGGTGCCGACCTCAAGGAGCGCAATTCCTTCACCGACGCCGAGCTCGTGCGGCAGCGGCCCACCGCCCGTGCCGCCTACACCGGGGTCCTGGAGCTGCCGATGCCGACCGTCGCGGCCGTGCACGGCTTCGCCCTGGGCGGCGGCTTCGAGCTGGCGCTCTCCTGCGACGTCATCGTGGCCGATCGGACCGCCGTCGTCGGGCTGCCCGAGGTGTCGGTCGGCGTGATCCCGGGCGGTGGCGGTACGCAGCTGCTGCCGCGCCGGGTCGGCACGGCACGTGCCGCGGAGTTGGTGTTCACCGCGCGGCGTGTGGAGGCGGCCGAGGCGCGGGAGTTGGGTCTCGTGGACGAGCTTGCCGACGATGCTCGCGGGGCGGCGCTGGAACTCGCCGCGCGGATCGCTGTGAACTCTCCGGTCGGCCTGCGCGCGGCCAAGCGTGCGATGCGCCTCGGGCACGGTCTCGACCTGCGCGCGGGACTTGAGGTCGAGGACGCGGCGTGGCGCTCGGTGGCGTTCTCCGGGGATCGCGCGGAAGGCGTGGCCGCGTTCAACGAGAAGCGCAAGCCGCAGTGGCCCGGAGAGTGA
- a CDS encoding sensor domain-containing diguanylate cyclase encodes MGEDVRLRAVVALAQSMAAAHTPRESWRAAAIGACEALDGRFAALSVWERDRGRLRVLVNAGDRAPDEDEFPEGETYPVHRFPEITEFLHEQWAGGGAPRAWVETAEGAGVDAPGGHGYSHHRVDALRRRGRGCCVVAPIVLHGRAWGELYVARAVERPVFDRDDADFATVLASVIAAGIAQQERLEEVRRLAFTDPLTGLANRRAVDVRLDAAIEQYRVDRSVVSLVVCDLNGLKRVNDTLGHATGDRLLERFGSVLSLCGAMLPGALAARLGGDEFCLLTMGHPADDVVRVAEELCERAGDLKLGEGVACGVASTGDPIGPVRSARRLFRLADAAQYRAKAARARGPVVAGRDDTVLPLADTPPAGPQDRRRFRDAPQ; translated from the coding sequence ATGGGTGAGGATGTGCGGCTGCGAGCCGTGGTGGCGCTCGCACAATCGATGGCCGCCGCGCACACTCCGCGCGAGTCGTGGCGGGCGGCGGCCATCGGTGCGTGCGAGGCGCTGGACGGGCGCTTCGCCGCTCTGTCGGTCTGGGAGCGTGACCGGGGTCGGCTGAGAGTGCTCGTCAACGCGGGGGACCGGGCACCGGACGAGGACGAGTTCCCGGAGGGCGAGACCTACCCCGTACACCGCTTCCCGGAGATCACCGAGTTCCTGCACGAGCAGTGGGCCGGCGGCGGGGCGCCGCGAGCCTGGGTCGAGACGGCGGAGGGGGCCGGGGTCGACGCCCCGGGGGGACATGGCTACAGCCACCACCGGGTCGACGCGCTCCGCCGGCGCGGTCGAGGCTGCTGTGTGGTCGCGCCGATCGTGCTGCACGGGCGCGCCTGGGGCGAGTTGTATGTGGCGAGGGCAGTAGAGCGACCGGTCTTCGACCGGGACGACGCCGACTTCGCGACCGTACTGGCCTCTGTGATCGCCGCTGGGATCGCCCAGCAGGAGCGTCTCGAAGAAGTGCGCCGGCTCGCCTTCACCGACCCCCTGACCGGTCTGGCGAACAGGCGTGCCGTGGACGTACGTCTGGACGCGGCGATCGAGCAGTACCGGGTCGACCGGTCCGTGGTCTCGCTGGTCGTCTGCGATCTGAACGGCCTCAAGCGGGTCAACGACACGCTCGGCCACGCCACGGGGGACCGGCTGCTCGAACGCTTCGGCTCGGTGCTCTCGCTGTGCGGCGCGATGCTGCCGGGTGCGCTGGCCGCGCGGCTGGGCGGCGATGAGTTCTGTCTGCTGACGATGGGCCATCCGGCGGACGACGTGGTGCGCGTGGCCGAGGAGCTCTGCGAGCGTGCGGGAGACCTGAAGCTGGGGGAGGGGGTGGCCTGCGGGGTCGCGTCGACCGGAGACCCGATCGGCCCGGTGCGCTCGGCCCGCCGGCTCTTCCGTCTCGCGGACGCGGCCCAGTACCGGGCGAAGGCGGCTCGCGCGCGCGGTCCGGTGGTGGCGGGGCGTGATGACACCGTGCTGCCGCTCGCCGATACGCCTCCGGCCGGCCCGCAGGACCGGCGCCGCTTCCGTGACGCGCCCCAGTGA